In Corynebacterium nuruki S6-4, the following proteins share a genomic window:
- the rnc gene encoding ribonuclease III, with protein sequence MSRKRRLTGEAALEAAFTRTDHAPLLAAWGVELSDDMLRLALTHRSFANENGNLPNNERLEFLGDAVLGLSVAEQLYRQFPDRSESDISKMRAGVVNMYALADVARELGMGDHLLLGRGEMMTGGSDKHSIIADSVEAMLGAIYLEKGFDVARATVLRIFERRITTAPSTGLTMDWKTVLLERLSDLRMSVDPVYESEADGPAHDQTFHATVSFDGAVKGRGDGHTKKEAEHHAAREAYRALS encoded by the coding sequence ATGTCCCGTAAGCGCCGTCTCACCGGGGAGGCCGCCCTCGAGGCCGCCTTCACCCGCACCGACCATGCCCCGCTGCTGGCCGCCTGGGGCGTGGAGCTGTCCGACGACATGCTCCGCCTCGCCCTCACCCACCGTTCCTTCGCCAACGAGAACGGCAACCTGCCCAACAATGAGCGGCTCGAATTCCTCGGGGACGCCGTGCTCGGACTCTCCGTCGCCGAACAGCTCTACCGGCAGTTCCCGGACCGCTCGGAGTCCGACATCTCGAAGATGCGCGCCGGCGTGGTCAACATGTACGCCCTCGCCGACGTTGCCCGGGAACTCGGTATGGGCGACCACCTGCTCCTCGGCCGCGGCGAGATGATGACCGGCGGATCCGACAAGCACTCGATCATCGCCGACTCGGTGGAGGCGATGCTCGGGGCGATCTACCTTGAGAAGGGCTTCGACGTCGCCCGGGCCACGGTGCTGCGCATCTTCGAACGCCGCATCACCACCGCCCCCTCCACCGGCCTGACGATGGACTGGAAGACGGTGCTGCTGGAGCGGCTGTCCGACCTGAGGATGTCGGTCGACCCGGTCTACGAGTCCGAGGCGGACGGCCCGGCCCACGACCAGACCTTCCACGCCACCGTGTCCTTCGACGGTGCGGTGAAGGGCCGCGGGGACGGCCACACCAAGAAGGAGGCCGAGCACCATGCGGCCCGCGAGGCCTACCGGGCACTGAGCTGA
- the mutM gene encoding bifunctional DNA-formamidopyrimidine glycosylase/DNA-(apurinic or apyrimidinic site) lyase, which translates to MPELPEVEVVRRGLAAHITGATMVGTEVLHPRAVRSQPGGATELEAGLDDVRIDAVRRRGKYLWLELTPRRAASGGTRCLLVHLGMSGQMLLGEPGEVTSPHLRIRSLLVTEDGRELELSFVDQRTFGRWELCDRVPAADGSGYRVPAAVAHIALDPLDPAFDAAKVARVIRKKRSEIKRVLLDQTVVSGIGNIYADESLWAAQVHPRKKATAMRQGDVVTLLDAAAEVMTRALAAGGTSFDDLYVNVNGASGYFSRSLNVYGREGQPCPRCGTPIVREQWTNRSSHFCPVCQRR; encoded by the coding sequence ATGCCTGAACTCCCCGAGGTCGAGGTCGTCCGCCGTGGTCTGGCCGCCCACATCACCGGCGCGACCATGGTGGGCACCGAGGTGCTGCACCCGCGTGCGGTGCGCAGCCAGCCCGGCGGCGCCACCGAACTGGAGGCTGGGCTCGACGACGTCCGCATCGACGCGGTCCGGCGCCGCGGCAAGTACCTGTGGCTGGAACTGACGCCCCGCCGGGCGGCGTCCGGTGGGACGCGCTGCCTGCTCGTCCACCTCGGCATGTCGGGCCAGATGCTGCTCGGCGAACCCGGCGAGGTCACCTCACCGCACCTGCGGATCCGCTCACTACTTGTCACCGAGGACGGCCGGGAGCTCGAACTGAGCTTCGTCGACCAGCGCACCTTCGGCCGCTGGGAACTCTGCGACCGGGTGCCCGCCGCCGACGGGTCGGGATACCGGGTACCGGCGGCGGTCGCGCACATCGCCCTCGACCCGCTCGATCCGGCCTTCGACGCGGCGAAGGTGGCGCGGGTCATCCGGAAGAAGCGCTCCGAGATCAAACGCGTCCTGCTCGACCAGACCGTGGTCTCGGGGATCGGGAACATCTACGCCGACGAATCCCTGTGGGCCGCGCAGGTCCACCCGCGGAAGAAGGCGACCGCGATGCGGCAGGGCGACGTGGTCACACTGCTGGACGCCGCGGCGGAGGTCATGACCCGTGCCCTGGCCGCCGGCGGCACGTCCTTCGACGACCTCTACGTCAACGTCAACGGCGCCTCCGGCTACTTCTCCCGGTCGCTCAACGTCTACGGGCGTGAGGGGCAGCCGTGCCCCCGCTGCGGGACGCCGATCGTGCGGGAACAGTGGACCAACCGGTCCTCGCACTTCTGCCCGGTCTGCCAGCGGAGGTAG